One window of Aliarcobacter lanthieri genomic DNA carries:
- the fliP gene encoding flagellar type III secretion system pore protein FliP (The bacterial flagellar biogenesis protein FliP forms a type III secretion system (T3SS)-type pore required for flagellar assembly.) gives MKIIFFILSLSVFSLAQDPLPMVNLSIAAIEEPVQFVKTINIAIILALMVLAPSLLLMVTSFTRIVVVLALLRQALGLQQSPPTQIIISLALILTIFIMEPYGKKAWDESIVPYMDEKISYQEAFTKGVAPFKDFMIKNTRESDLALFYRIKKEPNPKNIDDVALTLLVPAFIVSELRTAFEIGFLIFLPFLIIDIIVASILMSLGMMMLPPVMISLPIKIIFFIVVDGWLLIIGNLAQSFK, from the coding sequence TTGAAAATAATTTTTTTCATACTTTCTTTATCAGTTTTTTCTTTAGCACAAGATCCTTTACCAATGGTAAATTTATCTATTGCAGCAATAGAAGAACCTGTACAATTTGTAAAAACAATCAATATAGCTATAATATTAGCTCTAATGGTACTTGCTCCATCATTATTGCTTATGGTTACATCATTTACAAGAATTGTAGTTGTTTTAGCTCTTTTACGTCAAGCATTAGGTTTACAACAATCTCCTCCTACACAAATAATTATTTCATTAGCACTAATTTTAACTATTTTTATAATGGAACCTTATGGTAAAAAAGCATGGGATGAATCAATTGTTCCATATATGGATGAAAAAATATCTTATCAAGAAGCTTTTACAAAAGGTGTTGCACCTTTTAAAGATTTTATGATAAAAAATACAAGAGAATCTGATTTAGCACTATTTTATAGAATAAAGAAAGAACCTAATCCTAAAAATATTGATGATGTAGCTTTAACTTTATTAGTTCCAGCATTTATTGTAAGTGAGTTAAGAACAGCTTTTGAGATAGGATTTTTAATATTCTTACCATTTTTAATTATTGATATAATAGTTGCATCAATATTAATGAGTTTGGGTATGATGATGTTACCTCCTGTTATGATCTCACTACCCATAAAAATAATATTTTTTATAGTTGTTGATGGTTGGCTGTTAATTATCGGAAACTTAGCACAATCCTTTAAATGA
- a CDS encoding TolC family protein, whose amino-acid sequence MKKLYLTLCFQTILLSQTISFDETLNQALENSKDLKKQELNIQIAKEDSKNIDALNYGKLSLNSDISRTNHAGYVFMGKLSSREATFRDFGFIQMNDGIDTVPKDLNKPEPITSINTYISYDLPLFTGFKLESYKDISKLQEKANEVLYNLDKKNLEFEVLKAYNSAVLAKDFIKTMQSAKKSIEFIHNGAIEFHKNGFVTKIDVNEAKVYMLNVNSKLIQAQNNFNLALAYLRFLTSNDNISDVAEIENIYFTLESQEDLYKKALEKRDEVSLQNISIKANEKNISAQKSAYYPQVFTHLEYGVNDDRFTTSKDKDYYMALLGISLTIFDGSRITLIEKARLEALKAKLDFEKLKDGIKLELEKAILEYKTKQAVLKEKLEAKELANEVLNQAKLQYKNRLISMTTLINQQTNFEQSQTMLLEAIYENSLALAKINLVLGENLKKDNQ is encoded by the coding sequence ATGAAGAAATTATATCTAACTTTATGTTTTCAAACTATATTACTTTCACAAACTATAAGTTTTGATGAAACTTTGAATCAAGCTTTAGAAAATAGTAAAGATTTAAAAAAACAAGAGCTAAATATACAAATAGCAAAAGAAGATAGTAAAAATATAGATGCCTTAAACTATGGAAAACTATCTTTAAATTCAGATATTAGCCGTACAAACCATGCTGGATATGTTTTTATGGGAAAATTATCAAGTAGAGAAGCAACTTTTAGAGATTTTGGATTTATTCAAATGAATGATGGAATAGATACAGTTCCAAAAGATCTAAATAAACCAGAACCCATTACTAGTATAAATACTTATATAAGTTATGATTTACCACTTTTTACTGGTTTTAAATTAGAAAGCTACAAAGATATATCAAAACTTCAAGAAAAAGCAAATGAAGTTTTATATAATCTTGATAAAAAGAATTTAGAATTTGAAGTTTTAAAAGCTTACAATAGTGCAGTTTTAGCAAAAGATTTTATAAAAACTATGCAAAGTGCAAAAAAAAGTATAGAGTTTATTCACAATGGTGCAATAGAGTTTCATAAAAATGGATTTGTTACAAAAATAGATGTAAATGAAGCAAAGGTATATATGTTAAATGTAAACTCTAAACTAATTCAAGCACAAAATAATTTTAATTTAGCCTTAGCATATTTAAGATTTTTAACTTCAAATGATAATATAAGTGATGTAGCAGAGATTGAAAATATATATTTTACTTTAGAAAGTCAAGAAGATTTATATAAAAAGGCCTTAGAAAAAAGAGATGAAGTAAGTTTACAAAATATCTCTATAAAAGCAAACGAGAAAAATATATCTGCACAAAAAAGTGCATACTATCCACAAGTTTTCACACATTTAGAGTATGGAGTAAATGACGATAGATTTACTACTTCAAAAGACAAAGACTACTATATGGCACTTTTAGGAATTAGTTTAACTATTTTTGATGGTTCAAGAATTACTTTAATCGAAAAAGCAAGACTTGAAGCATTAAAAGCAAAACTTGATTTTGAAAAATTAAAAGATGGTATAAAACTAGAACTTGAAAAAGCTATTTTAGAATATAAAACAAAACAAGCAGTTTTAAAAGAAAAACTAGAAGCAAAAGAGTTAGCAAATGAAGTTTTAAATCAAGCAAAACTTCAATATAAAAATAGACTAATATCTATGACAACTTTGATAAATCAACAAACAAACTTTGAACAAAGTCAAACTATGCTTTTAGAAGCAATCTATGAAAACTCATTAGCTTTAGCAAAAATAAACCTAGTTTTAGGAGAAAATTTGAAAAAGGATAACCAATGA
- a CDS encoding HD domain-containing phosphohydrolase, with protein MKKFLYFSIIFIGLLCSSYFFYYLPNTYDITNDIYLEKSRMMRELFLDEVKKKQEKTKIFAYLISQDSKIINALKNNDKINYDNVMNFLHKNGDYKNLWLHLISKDGYSRYRSWSDKKDDSLLEFRDDLRELFKDPKPSQAVSSGLFDLTFRSIQPIYDGDEFLGFIELISKFNSVASALKEKKIEPLFLLTEERSKILKEPFTQMFLGKNYIANLNASKDIINLLENTDISNFVNIGNYTTFDKYLVSNLEIKSVDGNNLALFLMFFDKKNLDLLELSKFRNQYLNTIVVFMIIYTLTFLYFVKTSYAKKLREEVIAKTDKINSQQKKLKSLLTIYDKNVIFSKTDLKGVITHASSAFCKISGYSKSELIGKPHNIVRHPDMPKELFQNMWENLKNKNNVTAEIKNLRKDGSYYWVIADLEPEYDENGKHIGYFAVREDITANKEIEEIQREIIFTLGSIAEFRSKETGEHVKRVAKYSSVLAKAYGLSKEDTMMLEMASPMHDIGKIAIPDSILNKPGKLTFDEFEIMKTHTLKGYEMLHVSERPLFKTAAQIALTHHEKYDGTGYPNNLKGEDIPIFGRITALADVFDAIGSDRCYKKAWELDKVLEHLKEQKGKHFDPKLVDIFFQNLDRILEIKNKYQDT; from the coding sequence ATGAAAAAATTTTTATACTTTAGTATTATCTTTATTGGTTTACTCTGTTCCTCTTACTTTTTTTATTACTTACCAAATACATATGATATAACAAATGATATTTACTTAGAAAAAAGTAGAATGATGAGAGAACTATTTTTAGATGAAGTAAAAAAGAAACAAGAAAAAACAAAAATATTTGCATATTTAATAAGCCAAGATTCAAAAATAATAAATGCTCTAAAAAATAATGACAAAATAAACTATGATAATGTTATGAATTTTCTACATAAAAATGGAGATTATAAAAATCTTTGGCTACATTTAATTTCAAAAGATGGTTATAGTAGATATAGAAGTTGGAGTGATAAGAAAGATGATTCTTTACTAGAATTCAGAGATGATTTAAGAGAATTATTTAAAGATCCAAAGCCAAGTCAAGCAGTTAGTTCTGGACTATTTGACTTAACATTTAGAAGTATACAACCTATTTATGATGGAGATGAGTTTTTAGGTTTTATTGAACTTATTTCAAAATTCAATTCTGTAGCAAGTGCTTTAAAAGAGAAAAAAATTGAACCTCTATTTTTATTAACAGAAGAAAGAAGTAAAATATTAAAAGAACCTTTTACACAAATGTTTTTAGGTAAAAATTATATTGCAAATCTAAATGCTTCAAAAGATATTATAAATTTACTTGAAAACACTGATATTTCTAATTTTGTAAATATTGGTAACTATACAACTTTTGATAAATATTTAGTTAGTAATCTTGAAATAAAAAGTGTTGATGGAAATAACCTAGCACTATTTTTAATGTTCTTTGATAAAAAGAATTTAGATTTATTAGAATTATCAAAATTTAGGAATCAATACTTAAATACAATTGTTGTATTTATGATAATATATACTCTTACTTTTTTATATTTTGTTAAAACATCATATGCAAAAAAATTAAGAGAGGAAGTAATTGCTAAAACCGATAAAATAAATTCTCAACAAAAGAAATTAAAATCTCTTCTAACAATATATGATAAAAATGTAATTTTTTCTAAAACAGATTTAAAAGGAGTTATTACTCATGCAAGTAGTGCTTTTTGTAAAATTAGTGGATATTCAAAAAGTGAATTAATAGGAAAACCTCATAATATTGTAAGACATCCTGATATGCCAAAAGAGTTATTTCAAAATATGTGGGAAAATTTAAAAAATAAAAATAATGTAACTGCTGAAATAAAAAATCTTAGAAAAGATGGTTCATATTACTGGGTTATTGCTGATTTAGAACCAGAATATGATGAAAATGGAAAACATATAGGGTATTTTGCTGTAAGAGAAGATATAACAGCAAATAAAGAGATAGAAGAGATTCAAAGAGAGATTATATTCACTTTAGGAAGTATTGCAGAATTTAGATCAAAAGAAACTGGTGAACATGTAAAAAGAGTTGCTAAATATTCAAGTGTTTTAGCCAAAGCTTACGGATTAAGTAAAGAAGATACTATGATGCTTGAAATGGCAAGCCCTATGCATGATATTGGTAAAATTGCAATTCCTGATAGTATTTTAAATAAACCAGGAAAATTAACTTTTGATGAGTTTGAAATTATGAAAACACATACTTTAAAAGGGTATGAAATGTTGCATGTATCAGAAAGACCTTTATTTAAAACTGCTGCTCAAATTGCTTTAACTCATCATGAAAAATATGATGGAACTGGTTATCCAAATAATTTAAAAGGTGAAGATATTCCAATCTTTGGTAGAATTACTGCATTAGCAGATGTTTTTGATGCTATAGGAAGTGATAGATGTTACAAAAAAGCTTGGGAACTAGATAAAGTACTTGAACATTTAAAAGAACAAAAAGGAAAACATTTTGATCCTAAGCTAGTTGATATATTCTTTCAAAATCTTGATAGAATATTAGAAATAAAAAATAAATATCAAGATACTTAA